One window of Aliarcobacter lanthieri genomic DNA carries:
- the rpsL gene encoding 30S ribosomal protein S12 produces MPTINQLVRNERKKVIKKSKSPALKNCPQRRGVCTRVYTTTPKKPNSALRKVAKVRLTTGFEVISYIGGEGHNLQEHSIVLVRGGRVKDLPGVKYHIVRGALDSAGVNNRTVSRSKYGTKRPKDKK; encoded by the coding sequence ATGCCTACAATTAATCAGCTTGTAAGAAATGAGCGAAAAAAAGTGATTAAAAAATCAAAATCACCAGCTTTAAAAAATTGTCCTCAAAGAAGAGGTGTGTGTACAAGAGTATATACAACAACTCCTAAAAAACCTAACTCAGCTTTAAGAAAAGTTGCAAAAGTTAGATTAACTACAGGATTTGAAGTTATTTCATATATCGGTGGAGAAGGGCACAATCTTCAAGAACACTCAATTGTTCTAGTAAGAGGGGGAAGAGTTAAGGATTTACCTGGGGTTAAATACCACATTGTAAGAGGTGCGTTAGATTCGGCTGGAGTAAATAACAGAACTGTATCTAGATCTAAATATGGTACAAAAAGACCAAAAGATAAAAAATAA
- a CDS encoding response regulator transcription factor encodes MSINEFKNIKILFVEDEKNIRENAISYLKKLFTEVYEAKDVFEAFEIIENKKPHIIITDINMPKINGLEMIRKIRQKDTNIKIIILSAYTNTEYLLEAVELGLEKYLVKPIRHDTLFPILNNCVQKISNKNINIKYFSKNCYFDTLKKTLYNDNEIIKLSNKELDFLTLLCEHINSFVSYEIIQAIVWNDSFMSDDALRTVVRKLRKHLPENCLENFSKIGYKINSI; translated from the coding sequence ATGAGTATAAATGAATTTAAAAATATAAAAATTTTATTTGTTGAAGATGAAAAAAATATTAGAGAAAATGCTATATCTTATCTAAAAAAATTATTTACTGAAGTATATGAAGCAAAAGATGTTTTTGAAGCTTTTGAAATTATAGAGAATAAAAAACCTCACATAATTATAACTGATATAAATATGCCAAAAATAAATGGCTTAGAAATGATAAGAAAAATTAGACAAAAAGATACAAATATTAAAATAATTATACTAAGTGCATATACAAATACAGAGTATCTTCTTGAAGCAGTAGAATTAGGGCTTGAAAAATATTTAGTAAAACCTATCAGACATGATACTTTATTTCCAATTTTAAATAATTGTGTTCAAAAAATATCAAACAAAAATATAAATATAAAATATTTTTCAAAGAATTGTTATTTTGATACTCTAAAAAAGACTTTATACAATGATAATGAAATTATCAAATTATCAAATAAGGAATTAGATTTCTTAACTCTACTTTGTGAACATATCAATAGCTTTGTATCTTATGAAATTATTCAAGCTATCGTATGGAATGACTCTTTTATGAGTGATGATGCACTAAGAACAGTTGTTAGAAAATTAAGAAAACATCTTCCAGAAAATTGTCTAGAAAATTTTTCAAAAATTGGATACAAGATAAATTCTATATAA
- a CDS encoding ABC transporter ATP-binding protein, translating to MERLVVKNLYFSFGFKEILEDINFTLEKGKVISIVGPSGGGKTTLLHLCSKLLRVEDGEIKNSFKSSAFAFQEPRLLPWKNVIDNIALGLLAKKEKKDIAIKKAQDIALKFGLEIDDFIKFPKDLSGGMKQRVSFARALVVNPSLLFLDEPFSALDIGLKKELQNILIETINKENLSVLFITHDLMEAIKLSDEIIVLKAEPIGHIAKSFNIEMPREKRDDEFVYNETAKFLKDKTIIDSFELELR from the coding sequence ATGGAGAGATTAGTTGTAAAAAATTTGTATTTCTCTTTTGGATTTAAAGAGATTTTAGAAGATATCAATTTTACTTTGGAAAAAGGTAAAGTTATATCTATTGTTGGACCAAGTGGTGGTGGTAAAACTACACTTCTACATCTTTGCTCAAAGCTTTTAAGAGTTGAGGATGGAGAGATAAAAAATAGTTTTAAAAGCTCTGCTTTTGCTTTTCAAGAACCTAGATTATTACCTTGGAAGAATGTAATAGATAATATTGCTTTGGGATTATTAGCAAAAAAAGAGAAAAAAGATATTGCTATAAAAAAAGCTCAAGATATAGCTTTAAAGTTTGGCTTAGAAATTGATGATTTTATAAAATTTCCAAAAGATTTAAGTGGAGGGATGAAACAAAGAGTCTCTTTTGCACGAGCTTTAGTTGTGAACCCTAGTTTATTATTCTTGGATGAACCATTTTCTGCACTAGATATTGGATTAAAAAAAGAGCTTCAAAATATTTTAATTGAAACTATAAATAAAGAAAACTTGAGTGTGTTATTCATAACTCATGACTTGATGGAAGCTATAAAATTAAGTGATGAGATAATAGTCTTAAAAGCAGAGCCAATTGGTCATATAGCTAAGAGTTTTAATATTGAAATGCCAAGAGAGAAAAGAGATGATGAGTTTGTTTACAATGAAACAGCAAAGTTTTTAAAAGATAAAACAATAATTGATAGTTTTGAATTGGAGTTAAGATGA
- a CDS encoding ABC transporter permease produces MKLFIKIIKDFPTYLWSGWGSIASIFLFLALWDFGHQIYGDLILPSPKDTFIALNEILHNPEMVENIFITIKRAMIGFGLAILVGSILGLFAGLFITASIMSRPIVTILFGMPPIAWIVLAMIWFGMSDMTVIFTVFIASFPIVFVGALQGTRTIEGDLKQMVDSFHLPFSMKLFDLYLPHIFSYIFPAYISALGMSWKIVVMAELLSSSDGLGSSLAIARSQLDTPTALALVTIMIASLLLIEYLIFEPIKRELESWRD; encoded by the coding sequence ATGAAACTTTTTATAAAAATTATAAAAGATTTTCCAACTTATCTTTGGAGTGGTTGGGGTTCTATTGCTTCAATATTCTTATTTTTAGCTCTTTGGGATTTTGGACATCAAATTTATGGAGATTTGATTTTACCAAGTCCAAAAGATACTTTTATAGCTTTAAATGAAATTTTACATAATCCTGAAATGGTAGAAAATATTTTTATTACAATAAAAAGAGCAATGATTGGATTTGGTTTAGCTATTTTAGTCGGTTCTATTTTAGGTTTATTTGCTGGTCTTTTTATAACAGCTTCTATTATGAGTCGTCCAATAGTAACAATTTTGTTTGGAATGCCACCTATTGCTTGGATCGTTTTAGCAATGATTTGGTTTGGTATGAGTGATATGACAGTTATTTTTACGGTATTTATAGCATCATTTCCTATTGTTTTTGTAGGAGCATTACAAGGAACAAGAACTATTGAAGGTGATTTAAAACAGATGGTTGATAGTTTTCATCTACCTTTTTCTATGAAACTTTTTGATTTATATTTACCACATATTTTTTCATATATTTTCCCTGCTTATATATCTGCACTTGGAATGTCATGGAAAATAGTTGTTATGGCTGAACTTTTATCTTCTAGTGATGGATTAGGTTCAAGTTTAGCAATAGCAAGAAGTCAGCTTGATACACCAACTGCTTTAGCACTTGTAACTATTATGATAGCAAGTTTACTTTTAATAGAGTACTTAATATTTGAACCAATAAAAAGGGAACTTGAATCATGGAGAGATTAG
- a CDS encoding ABC transporter substrate-binding protein has product MKFFLLVFVLLSNILWAKDEQKIVVAGPIASVSHPLFYMIENDVLKDLNTKIEFRLWNNPDELRALILKGDVDFIALPTNVAANLHNKGVDLKLLNVSVWGILQMVSRDSSLKTIEDFKGKKIVVPFRSDMPDIVFQAVIKKAGLDIKKDFDIQYVATPIDAMQMLILRRVDHALLAEPAVSIALRKTGSFPMKVIAPDLYRSISLQDEWGRLFQTEAKIPQAGIAVIGKSDDKKELINRFLFEYDKALDWYKANNEDASKLVVKSLPMLEEQGLADSIEHIVFDNKMAIDSQKELEFFFEVLKDNDPKLIGGEIPNKSLYYK; this is encoded by the coding sequence ATGAAGTTTTTTTTATTAGTATTTGTACTTTTGTCAAATATATTATGGGCAAAAGATGAACAAAAGATTGTTGTTGCTGGACCAATAGCAAGTGTTTCTCATCCACTTTTTTATATGATAGAAAATGATGTTTTAAAAGATTTAAATACAAAAATAGAGTTTAGACTTTGGAATAATCCAGATGAATTAAGAGCATTGATTCTAAAAGGTGATGTTGATTTTATAGCACTTCCTACAAATGTTGCAGCAAACTTACACAATAAAGGAGTTGATTTAAAACTTTTAAATGTGTCTGTTTGGGGAATTTTACAGATGGTAAGTAGAGATAGTAGTCTAAAAACTATTGAAGATTTTAAAGGTAAAAAAATAGTTGTTCCTTTTAGGTCCGATATGCCAGATATTGTTTTTCAAGCTGTTATAAAAAAAGCTGGACTTGATATAAAAAAAGATTTTGATATACAATATGTAGCAACTCCAATAGATGCTATGCAAATGTTAATTTTAAGAAGAGTAGATCATGCTCTTTTAGCTGAACCAGCTGTTTCTATTGCTTTGCGAAAAACAGGTTCTTTTCCTATGAAAGTTATTGCTCCTGATTTATATAGAAGTATAAGTTTACAAGATGAATGGGGAAGGTTATTTCAAACTGAAGCAAAAATTCCACAAGCAGGAATTGCTGTTATTGGTAAAAGTGATGATAAAAAAGAGTTAATAAATAGATTTTTATTTGAATATGATAAAGCTTTAGATTGGTATAAAGCGAATAATGAAGATGCCAGTAAATTGGTAGTTAAATCTTTGCCAATGCTAGAAGAGCAAGGTTTAGCTGATTCAATAGAACATATAGTTTTTGATAATAAAATGGCAATTGATTCACAAAAAGAGTTAGAATTTTTCTTTGAAGTTTTAAAAGATAATGATCCAAAACTAATTGGTGGAGAAATTCCAAATAAAAGTTTATATTATAAATAA
- a CDS encoding alpha/beta fold hydrolase yields MEILGYKQIGNGKNNIIFLHELFGDCTNYEAIFPFLDKEKFSYFFVDLRGYGLSKDILGKYNLEEAINDISNLISYLKIEKYILIAHSMSTMIAQHLASKDNKLKQLILITPISYKGVKSTPKAKENLLFQMEKDDQKLKEIVEQSSKRYNSTWKNYRINLALNCSRLKAKLGYMSMYLNINFEKSQELNINIPIKIITGKYDFPVFSKNEVSKYFQEFSNIEIVECEEAGHYPMIECPIFFASKIESWSNF; encoded by the coding sequence ATGGAAATTTTAGGCTATAAACAAATTGGAAATGGTAAAAACAATATAATATTTTTACATGAATTATTTGGAGATTGTACAAACTATGAAGCTATTTTTCCTTTTTTAGACAAAGAAAAATTTAGCTATTTTTTTGTAGATTTAAGAGGTTATGGTTTATCTAAAGATATTTTAGGAAAATACAATTTAGAAGAAGCTATAAATGATATTTCAAATTTAATATCATATTTAAAAATAGAAAAATATATTTTAATAGCTCATTCAATGTCGACTATGATTGCTCAACATCTAGCTTCAAAAGATAATAAATTAAAACAACTTATTTTAATAACTCCAATTAGTTATAAAGGAGTAAAGAGTACACCAAAGGCTAAAGAAAATTTACTTTTCCAAATGGAAAAGGACGATCAGAAATTAAAAGAAATTGTAGAACAATCAAGTAAAAGATATAATTCAACTTGGAAAAACTATCGTATAAACTTAGCTTTAAACTGCTCAAGATTAAAAGCAAAATTAGGATATATGAGTATGTATCTAAATATAAATTTTGAAAAAAGTCAAGAATTAAATATTAATATTCCTATAAAAATAATAACAGGGAAATATGATTTCCCTGTTTTTTCTAAAAATGAAGTAAGTAAATATTTTCAAGAATTTAGTAATATTGAAATAGTAGAATGTGAAGAGGCTGGACACTATCCAATGATTGAATGCCCTATATTTTTTGCTTCAAAAATAGAATCTTGGTCTAATTTTTAA
- a CDS encoding sensor histidine kinase translates to MKKIALLILIVVNLYSYNSKWFMNVYISLNNIDFRYIKEADYKNLVTDEFTIKFELDLDKLADSEYYLQIVSDRDSLIYTNVEYEIINSYIFVKLDKNQKKEILFKYIYDEPKIAEFRGKYISKFEYKYLLPYEGILYGFAYGIIFCAFLYYLIIYFSTRVNFFLYYSLMQFFVLLSLIIYLYFSYQAYEDEPYNTLRYIFLSLSFLFTLLFAKAILNTKEKLPIVDKFLIFYIAINILDLIVILVYKKPILYMNLSIYISFLVPTIVGIIAILKGNKEAIIYTIGWFFVCICIYFGNNTEIPISGIYVIHIGAPLESLIFSLALGLMLKRIVKEKNEKEKLLIHQSKLASMGEMINNIAHQWRQPLTHLGFVNMNLQLVLEDKNIDIEYIKNKLEESNSQIDFMSQTIENFRDFYKPNKQKELFYLSTAIQKSIDIMQAILEEKKIILDFEIINDKELNSYENEYSQVILNLLTNAKDVLIEKNIADAKIKVILDVKDDISIVSVIDNGGGIEEDKKDLIFDPYFTTKQKGSGIGLYMSKMIIEKHFKGKFTVYNTKDGAKFEIVV, encoded by the coding sequence ATGAAAAAAATAGCACTTTTAATTTTAATAGTTGTAAATCTTTATAGTTACAATTCGAAATGGTTTATGAATGTTTATATCTCTTTAAATAATATAGATTTTAGATATATTAAAGAGGCAGATTATAAAAATTTAGTTACAGATGAATTTACTATTAAATTTGAATTGGATTTAGATAAATTAGCAGATAGTGAATATTATTTACAAATCGTTTCAGATAGAGATAGCTTAATTTATACAAATGTTGAATATGAAATAATAAATAGTTATATATTTGTTAAATTGGATAAAAATCAAAAAAAAGAGATTTTATTTAAATATATTTATGATGAGCCAAAAATAGCAGAATTTAGAGGTAAATATATATCTAAATTTGAGTATAAGTATTTATTACCATATGAAGGTATTTTATATGGATTTGCTTATGGGATAATATTTTGTGCATTTTTATACTATTTAATTATCTATTTTTCTACAAGAGTAAATTTCTTTTTATATTATTCTTTAATGCAATTTTTTGTTTTACTTTCACTAATAATATATTTATATTTTTCTTATCAAGCATATGAAGATGAACCATATAATACTTTGAGATATATATTTTTATCATTAAGTTTTTTATTTACACTTTTATTTGCTAAAGCTATTTTAAATACTAAAGAAAAATTACCAATTGTAGATAAATTTTTAATTTTTTATATAGCTATAAATATTTTAGATTTAATAGTCATTTTGGTATATAAAAAGCCTATTTTATATATGAATTTATCTATTTACATATCATTTTTAGTTCCAACTATAGTTGGAATTATTGCTATATTAAAAGGTAATAAAGAAGCTATTATTTATACTATTGGTTGGTTCTTTGTTTGTATTTGTATATATTTTGGGAATAATACAGAAATACCTATTAGTGGAATATATGTAATACATATTGGTGCTCCTTTAGAATCATTGATTTTTAGTCTGGCATTAGGACTTATGCTAAAAAGAATAGTTAAAGAAAAAAATGAAAAAGAAAAACTTCTAATTCATCAAAGTAAACTAGCTTCTATGGGGGAGATGATAAATAATATTGCACATCAATGGAGACAACCTTTAACACATTTGGGATTTGTAAATATGAATTTACAATTAGTTTTAGAAGATAAGAATATAGATATAGAATATATTAAGAATAAATTAGAAGAATCAAATTCTCAAATAGATTTTATGTCACAAACTATTGAGAATTTTAGAGATTTTTATAAACCAAATAAACAAAAAGAGCTGTTTTACTTAAGTACTGCTATACAAAAATCTATTGATATTATGCAAGCTATTTTAGAAGAGAAAAAAATAATTTTAGATTTTGAAATAATAAATGATAAAGAGCTAAATTCTTATGAAAATGAATATTCACAAGTTATATTAAATCTTTTAACAAATGCAAAAGATGTGTTAATAGAAAAAAATATAGCAGATGCAAAAATAAAAGTAATTCTTGATGTAAAAGATGATATCTCTATTGTATCAGTTATTGATAATGGTGGAGGTATAGAAGAAGATAAAAAAGATTTGATATTTGACCCATACTTTACAACAAAACAAAAGGGTAGTGGAATAGGGCTTTATATGTCTAAGATGATTATTGAAAAACATTTTAAAGGAAAATTTACAGTTTATAATACTAAAGATGGAGCAAAATTTGAAATTGTAGTATAG
- a CDS encoding TonB-dependent receptor plug domain-containing protein — protein MNKIVLSSVVAMGLVTNVFAETKLDEVLVTTATKTQKNIDGVSASVIVVSQEEIEKMGAESLKDIINKTAGLNVQYGTFPSASSKSKSSISIRGMSANGTLFLLDGRRLAGEVKNPYDLDRIPASTIERIEIVKGPMSSLYGADATGGVINIITKKPTDTPQIDLNVRYGQNKDGDAKNKNASFSVLGKKDKFGYSLYANQTNTTPYTQKEVANVGVGPNKLKPSGTTGMPPNGVPPSLKQLSDTYVQNVTYREDSEISTVGGRFDYDFTSNTKVGFDFNYFKEDRDGSYIGFFHPAKLPNGNSIPIFNIPVNSNDKNKRLDLGLDFDTAITQDLSLKLKAYKSKYKKRNITTAIYYKEMGYTSENDSASNGMDADVDVNSYEAMLTYALNENHLFVAGTEYREEKREATVFSEGNGFDKKNVDNKSVYLQDEWQITDSLSAIIGARYDDISNADSKATFKVGFTNKFSNLLNTRILFAQGYRAPDLRELYINKNTPNGPNRGALVMGYDLKPEFTNTYEIGLGGRNADFSYDVALFLNKINDRISEKKTNGVNTFVNIDKAETKGLELNLSYDILSNLSTTFNYTFLDTEDKTTKKDLDFNPNSVVMLSLSYQPIKDMNITPSLRYIGKQDYTETIGTSTTYKKTNDQTLVDLSMDYNINKNFNIYGGVNNIFNEKVDDILGANEGTYYFAGVRVKF, from the coding sequence ATGAATAAGATAGTTTTATCGAGTGTTGTTGCTATGGGCTTGGTAACAAATGTTTTTGCTGAAACAAAACTAGATGAGGTTTTGGTTACAACAGCAACAAAAACACAAAAAAATATAGATGGAGTTAGTGCTTCTGTTATAGTTGTATCTCAAGAAGAAATTGAGAAAATGGGAGCAGAATCACTAAAAGACATTATAAATAAAACAGCTGGATTAAATGTCCAATATGGGACATTCCCCAGTGCTAGTTCAAAATCAAAATCATCAATCTCTATTCGTGGAATGAGTGCAAATGGGACTTTATTTTTATTAGATGGTAGAAGATTAGCAGGGGAAGTAAAAAATCCTTATGATTTAGATAGAATTCCTGCTAGTACAATTGAAAGAATAGAAATTGTAAAAGGTCCTATGTCCTCACTTTATGGTGCAGATGCAACTGGTGGAGTTATAAATATAATTACTAAAAAGCCAACAGATACTCCACAAATAGATTTAAATGTACGATATGGACAAAATAAAGATGGTGATGCTAAAAATAAAAATGCTTCATTTTCTGTTTTAGGTAAAAAAGATAAATTTGGATATTCTCTTTATGCAAATCAGACAAATACAACTCCATATACACAAAAAGAAGTTGCAAATGTAGGTGTTGGTCCAAATAAATTAAAACCTAGTGGTACAACTGGTATGCCACCAAATGGCGTTCCTCCAAGTTTAAAACAATTAAGTGATACATATGTTCAAAATGTAACATATAGAGAAGATAGTGAAATATCAACTGTTGGTGGAAGATTTGATTATGATTTTACTTCTAATACTAAAGTAGGATTTGATTTTAATTATTTTAAAGAAGATAGAGATGGTTCTTATATTGGTTTCTTTCATCCTGCAAAATTACCAAATGGAAACTCAATACCGATATTTAATATACCTGTAAACTCAAATGATAAAAATAAAAGACTTGATTTAGGATTGGATTTTGATACAGCTATAACTCAAGATTTATCTTTAAAATTAAAAGCATATAAATCAAAATATAAAAAAAGAAATATAACAACAGCTATTTACTATAAGGAGATGGGATATACATCAGAGAATGATTCGGCAAGTAATGGAATGGATGCAGACGTAGATGTGAATAGTTATGAAGCTATGCTAACTTATGCTTTAAATGAGAATCATCTCTTTGTTGCTGGAACAGAGTATAGAGAAGAAAAAAGAGAAGCTACTGTTTTTAGTGAGGGAAATGGATTTGATAAAAAAAATGTAGATAATAAGTCTGTATATTTACAAGATGAATGGCAAATAACAGATAGTTTAAGTGCAATTATTGGAGCTAGATATGATGATATTTCAAATGCTGATAGTAAAGCTACATTTAAAGTAGGTTTTACTAATAAATTTTCAAATTTACTAAATACAAGAATCTTATTTGCACAAGGATATAGAGCACCTGATTTAAGGGAATTATATATCAATAAGAATACTCCAAATGGTCCAAATAGAGGAGCTTTGGTTATGGGATATGATTTAAAACCAGAGTTTACAAATACTTATGAAATAGGATTGGGTGGAAGAAATGCTGATTTTTCTTATGATGTTGCATTATTTTTAAATAAAATCAATGATAGAATTTCAGAAAAGAAAACAAATGGAGTAAATACTTTTGTAAATATTGATAAAGCTGAAACAAAAGGCTTAGAGTTAAATTTATCTTATGATATTTTGAGTAATTTATCAACAACTTTTAATTATACATTTTTAGATACAGAAGATAAAACTACTAAAAAAGATTTAGATTTTAATCCTAATAGTGTAGTAATGCTTAGTTTATCTTATCAACCAATTAAAGATATGAATATTACACCATCTTTAAGATATATTGGAAAACAGGACTATACAGAAACTATTGGTACAAGTACAACTTATAAAAAAACTAATGACCAAACTTTAGTTGATTTAAGTATGGATTATAATATTAATAAAAATTTTAATATTTATGGTGGAGTTAATAATATTTTTAATGAAAAAGTTGATGATATTTTAGGTGCAAATGAAGGAACATATTATTTTGCTGGAGTTAGAGTTAAGTTTTAA
- a CDS encoding MFS transporter: MTKQTFPLALGGLAIGTTEFIIMGLLPDVAKDLGVSIPVAGHLISAYAFGVVVGAPILVALSSKFPPKNILIVYMILFTLFNALAIITPDYNTLLMSRFFAGLPHGAFFGVGTIVAIKLAKKGKEAQAVSSMFTGLTVAILLMVPFVTYIGHHFHWRYAFGIVSLLGALTILFLYIYMPKLKSLKTVTFKEEIEFFLTIKAWHIILIVAIGFGGLFAWFSYIAPLLINISNFDPSNISYLMIVAGAGMVLGNILGGYLADKKNPIKVAIYLLSSMVFFLILVFFLSENKILSVALTFICGVFAMSVGTPINMVMVKSAKNSEMLGAAFMQAAFNVANSLGALFGGFPLLFGLDYNYPALVGACMATIGVILTFTFYKKYKKEVF; the protein is encoded by the coding sequence ATGACCAAACAAACATTTCCTTTAGCATTAGGTGGACTTGCTATTGGAACAACAGAATTTATTATCATGGGACTTTTACCAGATGTTGCAAAAGATTTAGGAGTGTCTATTCCAGTGGCTGGGCATTTAATTTCTGCTTATGCTTTTGGAGTTGTTGTAGGAGCACCCATACTTGTAGCACTTAGTTCTAAATTCCCACCAAAAAATATTTTAATAGTATATATGATCTTATTTACACTGTTTAATGCTTTAGCAATAATTACACCAGATTATAATACTTTACTTATGTCAAGATTTTTTGCTGGACTTCCTCATGGAGCATTTTTTGGTGTAGGAACAATAGTTGCAATAAAATTAGCAAAGAAAGGTAAAGAAGCACAAGCTGTCTCATCCATGTTTACAGGATTAACAGTAGCTATTTTACTTATGGTTCCTTTTGTAACTTATATAGGACATCATTTTCATTGGAGATATGCTTTTGGGATAGTTTCTTTATTAGGTGCTTTAACAATCTTATTTTTATACATTTATATGCCAAAACTAAAATCTTTAAAGACTGTAACATTTAAAGAAGAAATAGAATTTTTTCTAACAATTAAAGCTTGGCATATTATTTTAATAGTTGCTATTGGATTTGGTGGATTATTTGCTTGGTTTAGTTATATCGCACCACTTTTAATTAATATATCAAATTTTGATCCTAGTAATATTTCTTATTTAATGATCGTTGCAGGGGCAGGAATGGTTTTAGGTAATATTTTAGGTGGATATTTAGCAGATAAAAAAAATCCTATAAAAGTTGCTATTTATCTTTTAAGTTCAATGGTATTTTTTCTAATTTTAGTATTCTTTTTATCTGAAAATAAAATTTTATCAGTAGCCTTAACATTTATTTGTGGTGTTTTTGCAATGAGTGTTGGAACTCCAATAAATATGGTTATGGTTAAAAGTGCAAAAAATTCTGAAATGTTAGGAGCTGCTTTTATGCAAGCTGCTTTTAATGTTGCAAATTCATTGGGTGCTTTATTTGGAGGTTTTCCACTATTATTTGGACTAGATTATAACTATCCAGCTTTGGTGGGAGCGTGTATGGCTACTATTGGAGTCATTTTAACTTTTACTTTTTATAAAAAATATAAAAAAGAGGTATTTTAA
- a CDS encoding NnrS family protein, with the protein MNHYEIYPKGNFPIYLAYGFRPIFLLLAPYIVLSIILWSFVFSGYISLPISNPLEWHIYEMIFGVGSAMIVAFFLTGLPELFSGVVPIVGRQLAYIVALWILGRVGFWFMDYVTVYIVGFLNISLLVYISYLATIPAFKDPNKKHISLVFSMASIVIVQIVYFLSVAGIVNISSYKILLLSLGLFLVLILLALRRISMESINELLEKQQIDEIFLAKSFRYNLAIFCILLYSFVEFFYPNNSSLAYICFACFASILALLNDFILKDNNILIKPFVLYLVSTIMMTAIGFLFLGFNYLFELNVLNHFRHFLTTGTFGMVFYVVMIIVSTIHTGRTIFTNLALTLGLILIIIATFIRAFIPYYYEYMILAYIISSILWAIPFIIYMKIFFPFLLSARADGIKG; encoded by the coding sequence ATGAATCACTATGAAATTTATCCTAAAGGCAATTTCCCAATATATTTAGCTTATGGTTTTCGTCCAATTTTTTTACTTCTTGCGCCATATATTGTACTTTCTATTATTTTATGGTCTTTTGTTTTTTCTGGATATATAAGTTTACCAATTAGTAATCCTTTAGAATGGCATATTTATGAGATGATATTTGGTGTAGGAAGTGCTATGATAGTAGCATTCTTTTTAACTGGATTACCAGAATTATTTAGTGGAGTTGTGCCAATAGTTGGAAGACAATTAGCCTATATTGTTGCATTATGGATTTTGGGACGAGTTGGATTTTGGTTTATGGATTATGTAACAGTTTATATTGTGGGATTTTTAAATATTTCATTATTAGTTTATATCTCATATCTTGCTACTATTCCAGCATTTAAAGATCCAAATAAAAAACATATATCTTTAGTCTTTTCTATGGCTTCAATAGTTATCGTTCAAATAGTTTATTTTTTAAGTGTTGCTGGAATTGTAAATATTAGTTCATATAAAATTTTACTTCTATCTTTAGGTCTTTTTTTAGTTTTGATATTGTTGGCTTTACGACGAATAAGTATGGAGTCTATAAATGAACTGTTGGAAAAACAACAAATAGATGAGATATTTTTAGCAAAATCTTTTCGATATAACTTAGCGATATTTTGTATACTTTTATATAGTTTTGTTGAGTTTTTTTATCCGAATAATTCTTCTTTAGCTTATATTTGTTTTGCTTGTTTTGCTTCTATTTTAGCTTTATTAAATGACTTTATATTAAAAGATAACAATATCTTGATTAAGCCATTTGTTTTATATTTAGTTTCAACTATTATGATGACTGCTATAGGGTTTTTATTTTTAGGCTTTAATTACTTGTTTGAACTAAATGTTTTAAATCATTTTAGACATTTTTTAACAACTGGAACTTTTGGAATGGTATTTTATGTTGTGATGATAATAGTTTCTACGATTCATACAGGTAGAACAATATTTACAAACTTGGCTTTGACTCTTGGGCTTATCTTGATAATTATTGCTACATTTATAAGAGCATTTATTCCTTATTATTATGAATATATGATATTGGCTTATATTATATCTTCTATTCTTTGGGCTATACCATTTATCATATATATGAAAATATTTTTTCCATTTTTATTAAGTGCTAGAGCAGATGGAATAAAAGGTTAA